A genomic segment from Salvelinus alpinus chromosome 8, SLU_Salpinus.1, whole genome shotgun sequence encodes:
- the LOC139583210 gene encoding transmembrane protein 151B-like has product MSPASAATASESSTATVPEEDTEESPREEQWPLKQSLSKSLCRDSHWKCLLLSLLMYGCVGAMTWCHVTKVTRLSFDSAYKVKSMMYHESPCSNGYIYIPVAFMVMLYVVYLVECWHCRTHNALLYKVDLESVGERIGRMQQATPCIWWKAISYHYVRRTRQVTRYRNGDAYTTTQVYHQRVNTHVAEAEFNYGNCGVKDISKQLQGLDSFPVTKLRFTKCFSFANVESENSYLTQRARFFTENEGLDDYMEAREGMHLKNVDFKEYMIAFSDLDHLPWYVSNYVFWAAAAFTFSWPLRVLTEYRTAYLHYHVEKLFGFDYVPVTPSEERPYCHHIPRVNTIDCTELEWHIRSNQQLVPSYSEAVLMDLAQLSSGGDSNANTYSVCGSYGSYQQNCERCPRTISSSSIFSRSALNICNGTSPHIPFSASRFSLSRLYGSRRSCLWRSSGSLNETSCPTESTRCLTSSDQPTSEENPPDYQDALYFPVLIVHRNEGCLNHSLHMNGSCVETTLTPT; this is encoded by the coding sequence CAGTGGCCCCTGAAGCAGTCCCTCAGTAAGTCCCTGTGCAGGGATAGCCACTGGAAATGCCTGCTCCTGTCCCTACTCATGTACGGCTGCGTGGGGGCCATGACCTGGTGCCACGTGACCAAGGTGACGCGGCTTTCCTTCGACAGTGCCTACAAGGTCAAGTCAATGATGTATCACGAAAGCCCTTGCTCCAACGGATACATCTACATTCCTGTGGCCTTCATGGTCATGCTATACGTGGTCTACCTGGTGGAGTGCTGGCACTGCCGCACCCACAACGCACTGCTGTACAAGGTGGACTTGGAGAGTGTGGGTGAGCGCATCGGGCGCATGCAGCAGGCCACACCCTGCATCTGGTGGAAGGCCATCAGCTATCATTACGTGCGGCGCACACGGCAAGTGACGCGCTACCGTAACGGCGATGCCTACACCACCACGCAAGTGTATCATCAGCGTGTCAACACGCACGTGGCCGAGGCGGAGTTTAACTACGGCAACTGCGGCGTGAAGGACATCTCCAAGCAGCtgcagggcctggacagcttccCCGTCACCAAGCTGAGGTTCACCAAGTGCTTTAGCTTTGCCAATGTGGAGTCGGAGAACTCCTACCTAACCCAGCGGGCCCGCTTCTTCACCGAGAACGAGGGCCTGGACGACTACATGGAGGCCCGCGAGGGCATGCACCTGAAGAATGTAGACTTTAAGGAGTATATGATTGCCTTTTCGGACCTGGACCACCTGCCCTGGTACGTGTCCAACTACGTGTTCTGGGCAGCCGCTGCCTTCACCTTCTCCTGGCCGCTGCGTGTACTGACCGAGTACCGCACAGCCTACCTCCACTACCATGTGGAGAAGCTGTTCGGCTTCGACTATGTCCCTGTCACACCGTCCGAGGAGCGACCATACTGCCACCACATCCCTAGGGTCAACACCATCGATTGCACCGAGCTGGAGTGGCACATCCGCTCCAACCAGCAGCTGGTGCCCAGCTATTCTGAGGCTGTTCTCATGGACCTTGCTCAGCTCTCCTCAGGTGGCGACAGCAATGCCAACACCTACTCGGTGTGCGGCAGCTATGGCAGCTACCAGCAGAACTGCGAGCGCTGCCCCCGCACCATCAGCAGCTCATCCATCTTCTCGCGCAGTGCTCTGAACATCTGCAACGGGACTAGCCCACACATCCCCTTCAGCGCCAGCCGTTTCTCATTGTCGCGGCTCTACGGTTCGCGGCGCAGCTGCTTGTGGCGGAGCAGCGGCAGCCTCAATGAGACGTCGTGCCCCACAGAGAGCACGCGCTGCCTGACATCGTCGGACCAGCCAACTAGTGAGGAGAACCCACCGGACTACCAGGACGCACTCTACTTCCCCGTGCTCATTGTGCACCGCAACGAGGGCTGCCTGAACCATTCGCTGCACATGAACGGATCCTGCGTGGAGACCACCCTAACTCCCACCTAG